Proteins co-encoded in one Chrysemys picta bellii isolate R12L10 chromosome 13, ASM1138683v2, whole genome shotgun sequence genomic window:
- the ITCH gene encoding E3 ubiquitin-protein ligase Itchy homolog isoform X4, with translation MPQHIKITVSRKTLFEDSFQQIMSFSPQDLRRRLWVIFPGEEGLDYGGVAREWFFLLSHEVLNPMYCLFEYVGKDNYCLQINPASYINPDHLKYFRFIGRFIAMALFHVRFIDTGFSLPFYKRILNKPTGLKDLESVDPEFYNSLIWVKENNIEECGLEMYFSVDKEILGEIKSHDLKPNGSNILVTEENKEEYIRLVAEWRLSRGVEEQTQAFFEGFNEILPQQYLQYFDAKELEVLLCGMQEIDLNDWQRHTIYRHYTRTSKQIMWFWQFVKEIDNEKRMRLLQFVTGTCRLPVGGFADLMGSNGPQKFCIEKVGKENWLPRSHTCFNRLDLPPYKSYEQLKEKLLFAIEETEGFGQE, from the exons ATGCCACAACACATAAAGATTACAGTGTCCAGAAAGACATTGTTTGAGGACTCATTTCAGCAG ATAATGAGCTTCAGCCCTCAGGATCTGCGAAGACGCTTGTGGGTCATTTTTCCTGGAGAAGAAGGTTTAGATTATGGAGGTGTTGCAAG GGAATGGTTCTTTCTGTTGTCACATGAAGTGTTGAACCCAATGTATTGCCTATTTGAATATGTAGGGAAGGATAACTACTGCTTACAGATAAACCCAGCTTCTTACATTAATCCAGACCACCTGAAATATTTCCGTTTTATTGGCAGATTCATTGCCATG GCTTTGTTCCATGTGAGATTCATAGATACAGGTTTCTCTCTGCCATTCTATAAGCGTATCCTAAACAAGCCAACAGGACTCAAGGATTTAGAATCTGTTGATCCAGAGTTTTACAACTCTCTCATCTGGGTAAA AGAAAACAATATTGAAGAATGTGGCTTGGAAATGTATTTCTCAGTGGATAAAGAAATTCTAGGTGAAATAAAGAGCCATGATTTGAAACCTAATGGTAGCAACATTCTGGtcacagaagaaaataaagaagaaTATATTAG GCTGGTAGCAGAATGGAGACTCTCCCGAGGTGTTGAAGAACAGACACAAGCTTTCTTTGAAGGCTTCAATGAAATTCTTCCACAGCAGTACTTGCAGTACTTTGATGCCAAGGAACTAGAG gtgcTTTTATGTGGAATGCAAGAGATTGACTTGAATGACTGGCAGAGGCACACCATCTATCGGCACTACACCAGGACGAGCAAACAGATTATGTGGTTTTGGCAG TTTGTGAAAGAAATAGATAATGAGAAGAGAATGCGACTATTGCAGTTTGTTACAGGAACATGCAGATTACCAGTTGGAGGATTTGCTGACCTCATGG GGAGCAATGGACCCCAGAAGTTTTGTATTGAAAAAGTTGGAAAAGAAAACTGGTTACCTAGAAGTCATACTTG tttcaatCGCTTGGACCTGCCACCCTACAAGAGTTATGAGCAGTTGAAGGAAAAATTATTATTTGCAATTGAAGAAACAGAAGGATTTGGGCAAGAGTAA